The sequence below is a genomic window from Bosea sp. F3-2.
ATCGTGCAGCGTGACATCCTCTGCCTCGTAGATCGCCGGGCGGCCGAGTGCCTGGCGGGCATCGATGAGATCGTGCGTCACCTCGGTCTGGCCGTAGATGGTGACTGTCTTGCCGCCGCTGAGTTCCTTGAGGTCGACGCGGTGGAGCGCACCGCGGAAGGCCAGAGCGAAGCCGTCATGGACGAGGCCTTCGCGATCGAGCCGCTCGCCCACGCCCGCTTCGTGCAGGAGATCGACCATGCCCTGCTCGAGCACGCCCGCACGGATGCGCGACAAGACGTAGCTGGCGCTGCGCCGCTCCAGGATGACGTTGTCGATGCCGGCGCGCGACAGAAGCTGCCCGAGCAGCAGACCGGCCGGGCCGGCGCCGATGATGGCGACCTGCGTTCGCATTCTTTTTTGACCTCCCGCGGGACGACGATTTGCACCGTTCGATCCGCAGGTTAAGAATAATGCATTCGCTGTAGTCGACGGAATGGAGGATTCGCGCATTGTCTTGGACAAATCGATCCTGAGTAAGGGAATGCCCGGCCGGACCGTTCCCGCCTATTGGCTCTATGGCGAACGCCTGACGGACCGCTTCCCCGACGCGCTGCATATCGAACCGATCATGGCGCGCAGCTCGCTGCATGGCTGGACGATCCAGCCGCATCTGCACCACGATCTCTTCCAGTTCTTTCTGGTCACGGAGGGCGGCGGCCGGACCCGCGTCGACGGCCGCGAGCATGGTCTCACGCCAGGGTCGGTGCTGCTGCTGCCGCCATCGACGATCCACGAATTCGCCTTCCTCGACGGCACCAACGGCTTCGTCGCCAGCGCGGCCGCGACCTCGCTGAAACGCCTGTTCGCCTGCGAACCGGAAGCGCGCGCGCTCCTCGGGGCGGCGGCGGTGCTGCACGTGTCGGTTGACGGGTCCCAATTCGCTGCGCTCGACGCGATGATGCGGCTGGCGATGAGCGAATTCGCGGCAAACCTGCCGGTGCGGGAGTTCTCGCTCGGCGCCTATGCCGACCTGATCGCATCCTGGTTCGTGCAGGCCATGCGCGGGGCACGGGCGGTCACTGAGCCGGCGCGGGACGCGCGGGCCGAACTGGTCCGCCGTTTCGTCGAACAGGTCGAGGCGCGCTTCCAGCACCACGATGCGCTGATTGACTATGCGCGCACGCTCGGCGCCTCGGTGCCGCATCTGTCGCGTAGCTGCCGGGAATTGCTCGGCCATTCGGCGGCGCGCGTGATCCAGGACCGGCTGATGATCGAGGCACGGCGCGATCTGGTCTACACCGCGATGTCGATCTCGCAGATCTCGTTCCGGCTGGGCTTTTCCGATCCCGCCTATTTCTCGCGCTTCTTCGCCAAGCGCGCGGGGGTGTCGCCCTCGGACTACAGGGCGAAGCCCTGAAGCTGGTCAGCCCGCTTCGATCTCCTTCATCACCGCCGCAGCTTCAGCGAAGGCGGTGTTGCCAGCCGGTACGCCAGCATAGATCGC
It includes:
- a CDS encoding helix-turn-helix domain-containing protein, with translation MPGRTVPAYWLYGERLTDRFPDALHIEPIMARSSLHGWTIQPHLHHDLFQFFLVTEGGGRTRVDGREHGLTPGSVLLLPPSTIHEFAFLDGTNGFVASAAATSLKRLFACEPEARALLGAAAVLHVSVDGSQFAALDAMMRLAMSEFAANLPVREFSLGAYADLIASWFVQAMRGARAVTEPARDARAELVRRFVEQVEARFQHHDALIDYARTLGASVPHLSRSCRELLGHSAARVIQDRLMIEARRDLVYTAMSISQISFRLGFSDPAYFSRFFAKRAGVSPSDYRAKP